A portion of the Fulvia fulva chromosome 1, complete sequence genome contains these proteins:
- a CDS encoding L-amino-acid oxidase — protein MFKATSILSLASLLALASSTPVIQTRQQSNDKPLLQDFDSLGAWFDGVAAISSTAIPRRDNVSIAIVGAGITGLSTALMLESIGIHNWEIIEASDRVGGRFRTKFVGGTQEFAEMGPMRLPYSITYKSDNSTHEYTDHRMVWQLADWLNELNQHDPKWEVGFIPWIQHSPNELLARGTGRHPDGRIPTRAEIAANASLASKSGLSTQEYKDTKAEMDKLLKDEKTLKSIQRDVWRAHKHAMEANLDDYSEQALMRTVLGASENVTDSIWTGTDYDVFWDEMVHNSNLAQEGSDSALGETEWKCVDGGFDRLSDAFIPHVQDRLFLNRKVTKVEAIESGNTTSKNRITWQTGSGKNRTFGCKEYDYTLMAAPFTMTRFMDLPAFSSVLSRAISEAGLRFKSACKVALLFEERFWEKGERPIFGGYSQPESIAVGALYYPGYGLNETGRPGVIIHYRGGDWSDRFVSMFDQTHVDLVLDAIVSLHGEEARDLYTGDYERLCWLQDEFTATSWTRPDVEQHKLYIPAYHRTEKNIIFLGEHTAPTHAWVSSSLHESVRGSVQLLLELGMVEEAKELNQRWMGRWIGLEDESYVVSPVAGVLKN, from the coding sequence ATGTTCAAGGCCACTTCGATCCTGTCCCTGGCGTCTTTGCTGGCACTCGCTTCAAGCACTCCTGTCATCCAGACTCGTCAGCAAAGCAACGACAAACCTTTACTACAGGACTTCGATTCACTTGGTGCTTGGTTCGACGGAGTCGCCGCAATCAGCTCTACAGCGATCCCACGCCGCGACAATGTCTCGATTGCGATTGTTGGAGCTGGAATCACCGGCCTGTCAACAGCACTCATGCTCGAAAGCATCGGTATCCACAATTGGGAGATCATAGAAGCCAGCGATCGAGTTGGAGGGCGGTTCAGGACGAAGTTCGTGGGCGGTACGCAGGAGTTTGCAGAGATGGGGCCGATGCGACTGCCCTACAGCATCACGTACAAGAGCGACAACTCTACGCATGAGTACACTGATCATCGCATGGTATGGCAGTTGGCGGATTGGCTGAATGAGCTCAATCAGCATGATCCGAAATGGGAAGTGGGCTTCATACCTTGGATTCAGCACTCTCCAAATGAGCTTCTTGCGAGAGGTACCGGACGACATCCAGATGGTCGTATTCCTACAAGAGCGGAGATTGCTGCTAACGCAAGTTTGGCGTCGAAGTCCGGACTGTCTACCCAGGAGTACAAGGACACCAAAGCAGAGATGGACAAGCTCTTGAAGGACGAGAAGACTTTGAAGTCGATCCAGCGAGACGTCTGGCGTGCACACAAGCATGCCATGGAGGCGAATCTGGATGACTATTCCGAGCAAGCTTTGATGCGGACTGTGTTAGGTGCAAGCGAGAATGTTACCGATTCCATCTGGACAGGAACCGACTATGATGTCTTCTGGGATGAGATGGTCCACAATTCCAACCTAGCGCAGGAAGGTAGTGACAGTGCTCTGGGTGAGACTGAATGGAAGTGCGTTGATGGTGGCTTCGACCGTCTCTCCGATGCGTTCATTCCTCATGTCCAGGACAGGCTGTTTCTCAACCGCAAGGTGACGAAAGTAGAGGCCATCGAGTCCGGCAACACCACCAGCAAGAACCGCATCACCTGGCAGACAGGATCCGGCAAGAACCGTACCTTCGGGTGCAAAGAGTACGACTACACCCTCATGGCCGCTCCCTTCACGATGACCCGCTTCATGGACCTTCCAGCCTTCTCCTCGGTCCTCAGCCGCGCCATCAGCGAAGCCGGTCTGCGATTCAAGTCAGCATGCAAGGTCGCCTTACTTTTCGAAGAACGCTTCTGGGAGAAAGGCGAACGCCCAATATTTGGTGGTTACTCTCAACCCGAAAGCATTGCAGTCGGCGCTCTCTACTACCCGGGCTACGGCCTCAACGAGACTGGCCGTCCCGGTGTCATCATCCACTACCGCGGCGGAGACTGGAGCGACCGCTTCGTGAGCATGTTCGACCAGACCCACGTCGATCTCGTTCTTGATGCTATCGTCTCACTACACGGCGAGGAGGCCCGTGATCTGTACACTGGTGATTATGAGAGACTTTGTTGGTTGCAGGACGAGTTCACGGCGACTTCGTGGACAAGGCCGGACGTCGAGCAGCATAAGCTGTATATTCCGGCGTATCATAGAACGGAGAAGAATATCATCTTTCTTGGAGAACATACCGCACCAACGCATGCGTGGGTCAGCTCGAGTCTGCATGAGTCTGTGAGGGGTTCGGTGCAGTTGCTGCTGGAGCTTGGGATGGTGGAGGAGGCTAAGGAGCTGAATCAGAGGTGGATGGGGCGGTGGATCGGGTTGGAGGATGAGTCCTATGTCGTGTCGCCGGTGGCTGGAGTGCTGAAGAACTAA
- a CDS encoding Ecp2, with translation MLFNAAAAAVFAPLLVMGNVLPRNAGNSPGSNRCDASTFNNGQDFDIPQAPVNDCRQMVENINRDSQFSVSHSWARPFGGYGDCAFNVRVIAGWRNGLVGGADAVDLLTDSVKNFGEANKVSSKGTYNQIVSAEGEVTCDSVDRGGQVRVQWIVASSSYNPSNDD, from the exons ATGCTCTTCaacgccgccgccgccgccgtgTTCGCCCCTCTGCTAGTCATGGGCAACGTTCTGCCTCGGAACGCTGGCAACTCGCCCGGCTCAAACCGCTGCGATGCCTCAACTTTTAACAACGGCCAAGACTTTGACATTCCACAGGCACCAGTCAATGACTGCCGGCAGATGGTTGAAAACATCAATAGAGATTCTCAATTCTCAGTGTCCCACAGCTGGGCGAGACCATTCGGCGGATATGGCGATT GTGCATTCAACGTCCGCGTCATTGCTGGCTGGCGGAATGGCTTGGTTGGCGGTGCGGATGCCGTTGACCTTCTCACTGATTCTGTCAAAAACTTCGGTGAGGCCAACAAGGTTTCCAGCAAGGGCACCTACAACCAAATTGTCTCCGCGGAGGGCGAAGTTACGTGCGATTCTGTGGATCGTGGTGGTCAGGTCAGAGTTCAGTGGATTGTTGCCAGCTCATCGTACAACCCGTCCAACGATGACTAG